A window of the Vigna angularis cultivar LongXiaoDou No.4 chromosome 3, ASM1680809v1, whole genome shotgun sequence genome harbors these coding sequences:
- the LOC128195792 gene encoding uncharacterized protein LOC128195792, whose translation MASRSPPPSDVDPSDSNQMLNAVLQALQQQNVTLVQQNSIALQNLEAARVSAENARASADTTQRQFLDVMTSGRIPTGPSFSAAPTQEWSLENFLQHHPAKFDGKCSPDEADQWLRDMERVYNAKRCPDENRLSYTEYLLTGGASHWWSSARMILEGTGTPITWDLFKKKFYKEYFPDTLRYAKEVEFLELVQGNMSWMKSGNVASFENGLRGDIKLLVRGHRLREFPALVEMARDMEKTKREAEGYPSRQVQPLRVGGPAMSRGGSSFRMTPYSRSSSSRSSGRSSQPSVQPSQSSSLSNVRCYECGGPHYLSSCPHRTNFRRCNRCHKEGHYERDCPMGRRATSQPQHAGRFQHRGGIRPQATGRVYALTGTEAANSVRELQYDLTVSTPTSGIVKTSTVCVRCSVVVEGRQYKVNLICLPLQGLDVILGMDWLSVNRILLDCGEKKLVFPNEEDYTPLTPGVLRQDLIEGACCFLILSHMEVKQGDSSVDLSVVSEFLDVFPEEIPGLPPPREVEFSIDLVSGAGPISIAPYRMAPAELAELKKQIEELLEKQFIRPSVYKVTSRGIK comes from the exons ATGGCATCAAGATCTCCTCCTCCCTCCGATGTCGATCCGTCTGACTCTAATCAGATGTTGAATGCTGTGCTTCAGGCGTTGCAACAACAAAATGTTACACTAGTTCAGCAGAATTCCATAGCCTTGCAGAATCTGGAAGCTGCAAGAGTGTCTGCTGAGAACGCCAGAGCGTCGGCCGATACCACCCAAAGGCAGTTCTTGGATGTGATGACTAGTGGCAGGATTCCCACCGGTCCTTCTTTTTCGGCTGCTCCAACTCAAGAATGGAGTTTGGAAaatttcttgcagcatcatcccGCCAAGTTTGATGGCAAGTGCTCACCAGATGAAGCCGATCAGTGGCTTCGTGATATGGAGAGAGTCTACAACGCCAAGAGGTGTCCTGATGAAAACAGGTTGTCCTATACTGAGTATCTATTGACTGGAGGGGCAAGCCACTGGTGGAGCAGTGCACGGATGATCTTAGAGGGAACTGGAACCCCTATCACATGGGACTTATTTAAGAAGAAGTTCTATAAGGAATACTTCCCTGACACTCTTAGATATGCTAAGGAAGTGGAGTTTTTGGAGCTAGTGCAGGGAAATATGTCG TGGATGAAGAGTGGCAATGTCGCAAGTTTTGAAAACGGGTTGCGCGGTGACATCAAGCTCCTGGTGAGAGGTCACCGTCTGAGGGAGTTTCCAGCTCTTGTGGAGATGGCTAGGGATATGGAGAAGACGAAGAGAGAAGCTGAGGGATACCCGAGTCGTCAGGTCCAGCCACTGAGGGTTGGGGGACCAGCCATGTCTAGAGGCGGGTCCAGTTTCAGGATGACACCATACTCCagatcttcttcttctcgtAGTTCCGGAAGATCTTCTCAGCCTTCTGTACAGCCAAGCCAGTCGTCATCTTTGAGTAACGTGAGATGCTATGAATGTGGCGGTCCGCACTACTTGTCTTCATGTCCCCATAGGACTAATTTTCGGAGGTGCAACCGATGCCACAAGGAGGGCCACTATGAACGTGATTGCCCTATGGGTAGGAGAGCTACTTCCCAGCCGCAGCATGCAGGGAGATTTCAGCACAGAGGTGGCATCAGACCTCAGGCCACTGGACGCGTCTATGCACTGACAGGGACAGAAGCAGCTAACTCAG TGAGAGAGTTACAGTATGACTTGACTGTATCTACTCCTACTTCTGGGATAGTGAAGACATCTACAGTTTGTGTTAGATGTTCAGTAGTGGTTGAGGGGCGTCAGTACAAGGTAAACTTGATCTGTTTACCTTTGCAAGGTTTGGATGTCATCCTAGGGATGGATTGGCTGTCTGTTAATCGTATTCTCCTTGATTGTGGAGAGAAAAAGCTAGTATTTCCCAATGAGGAGGATTACACACCTCTGACTCCTGGTGTGTTGAGACAAGACCTAATAGAAGGTGCATGTTGTTTCCTGATACTATCACACATGGAAGTTAAGCAAGGAGATTCGAGCGTAGACCTCTCGGTAGTCAGTGAATTTCTAGATGTATTTCCTGAGGAGATTCCTGGCTTACCTCCTCCAAGAGAGGTAGAGTTTTCTATTGACCTTGTATCTGGAGCAGGGCCTATCTCTATAGCCCCATATCGCATGGCGCCAGCCGAATTGGCCGAATTGaaaaagcagattgaagagttgttGGAGAAGCAGTTCATCCGGCCTAGtgtttataaagtaacaagtcggggtataaagtaa
- the LOC128195793 gene encoding ripening-related protein grip22-like, producing the protein MANIVAFVILFCLVNVTTLLTYAASCRSNGAHSPEINPSGTPAILILNDFGRDGDGGGASECDGKFHPLPQRVVALSTVWYSNGARCGRMIRIKARNGRSTVAKVVDECDSMNGCPRACKNNVVDASETVWNDLGLNTDDGEVAVIWTTT; encoded by the coding sequence ATGGCAAATATCGTTGCGTTCGTGATTTTGTTTTGCCTAGTGAATGTGACAACACTTCTCACGTACGCAGCTTCATGCAGATCCAACGGCGCTCATTCCCCCGAGATCAATCCCTCTGGAACGCCTGCCATTCTCATTCTCAACGACTTCGGTCGCGACGGAGACGGAGGCGGCGCCTCCGAGTGCGACGGCAAGTTCCATCCGTTGCCGCAGAGAGTGGTGGCGCTGTCCACCGTATGGTACAGCAACGGCGCACGGTGCGGGAGAATGATCAGAATCAAAGCTAGAAACGGAAGGAGTACGGTGGCGAAGGTGGTGGACGAGTGTGACTCCATGAATGGCTGTCCCAGAGCATGCAAGAACAACGTGGTGGATGCGTCGGAAACTGTGTGGAATGATTTGGGACTCAACACTGATGACGGTGAAGTAGCAGTTATTTGGACCACGACATGA
- the LOC108341457 gene encoding ripening-related protein grip22 produces MAMTLVFTCFFATLLPHLTNAALCQSNGAHSPAINPSGTPAILTVNDFGPGGDGGGPSECDGNYHPLPQRVVALSTGWYNGGSRCGKTIRITAKNGRSAVAKVVDECDSTQGCDEEHANQSPCKTNIVDASETVWNDLRLNTDDGEVAITWTMA; encoded by the coding sequence ATGGCAATGACTCTAGTATTCACGTGTTTCTTTGCAACCCTTCTTCCTCACCTTACAAATGCAGCATTGTGCCAATCCAACGGCGCACACTCACCCGCAATCAACCCCTCGGGAACGCCGGCTATCCTCACCGTGAACGACTTTGGACCCGGTGGGGACGGCGGAGGACCCTCCGAGTGCGACGGGAATTACCACCCGCTTCCTCAGAGAGTGGTGGCGCTCTCCACCGGATGGTACAATGGCGGTTCCCGGTGCGGGAAAACGATCAGGATAACGGCGAAGAACGGGAGGAGCGCGGTGGCAAAGGTGGTGGACGAGTGCGACTCGACGCAAGGGTGTGACGAAGAACACGCGAATCAATCGCCATGCAAGACCAACATCGTTGACGCATCGGAAACTGTGTGGAATGACTTACGTCTCAACACTGATGATGGTGAAGTAGCAATCACGTGGACCATGGCTTAG
- the LOC108342159 gene encoding uncharacterized protein LOC108342159, with protein sequence MEFVNRIADIAARAANNNKLINVCLVASFGILAVRSMNQQWTIEALEAEKESLAKSNKSIRRTIWNWKQQLYAEASTDSSVVPLARLRAIYGDAPLPPHAGPGDTVTKDA encoded by the exons ATGGAGTTTGTTAACCGAATAGCGGACATAGCTGCGAGAGCtgcaaacaacaacaaattgatCAACGTTTGTCTGGTTGCTTCATTTGGAATCCTTGCGGTAAGATCTATGAATCAACAATGGACCATTGAAGCTCTTGAGGCTGAGAAGGAATCTCTAGCCAAATCCAACAAGTCCATTAGAAGGACCATTTGGAACTGGAAGCAGCAGCTTTATGCTGAAGCCTCTACTGATTCTTCGGTGGTTCCTCTGGCAAGGCTCAGAGCCATATATGGTGATGCGCCGCTTCCTCCACATGCCGGACCAG gagaTACTGTGACGAAAGATGCATAG
- the LOC108340925 gene encoding 3-isopropylmalate dehydratase large subunit, chloroplastic, which produces MAFISSPFTTCKKDLSFSALPSRSFTTGQRQTCKKTSSKKIVSVVSSQNKRNPSATGSTKIPMTATEKILARAAEKCEVRPGENAWTDVDVLMINDITCPGITGIFKKQFGNTAKVWDREKVVVIPDHYIFTNDERAHRNVDIARDFCVEQDIKYFYDIQDRSNFRANPDYKGVCHIALAQEGHCRPGEVLFGTDSHTTSAGAFGQFATGVGNTDAAFILGTGKILLKVPPTLRFVLDGEMPSYLLAKDLILNIIGEISMSGATYKTMEFVGTTVESLSMEERMTLCNMVVEAGGKNGIVAADRTTYKYLEDKTSSPYEPVFSDENARFLAQYRFDVSKMEPLVARPHSPDNRALARECNHVKIDRVYIGSCTGGKTEDFMAAAKVFLAGGKTVKVPTFLVPATQKVWMDLYTLEVPGSGGKTCSKIFEEAGCDHPASPSCAACMGGPRDTFGRLNEPQVCVSTTNRNFPGRMGHIEGQIYLASPYTAAASALTGFVTDPRKFL; this is translated from the exons ATGGCATTCATCTCTTCACCTTTCACAACTTGCAAG AAAGACTTGAGTTTCTCTGCTCTTCCTTCACGATCCTTTACAACAGGGCAAAGACAGACATGCAAGAAAACATCATCAAAGAAGATTGTTTCTGTTGTGTCATCCCAGAACAAACGCAACCCTTCTGCAACTGGCTCA ACCAAAATTCCCATGACTGCAACAGAGAAGATTCTGGCAAGAGCTGCTGAGAAATGTGAAGTGAGACCAGGGGAAAACGCATGGACAGATGTGGATGTTTTGATGATCAATGATATCACTTGTCCAGGGATAACTGGAATCTTCAAGAAACAGTTTGGCAACACTGCAAAG GTTTGGGACCGTGAAAAGGTTGTGGTTATCCCTGATCACTATATATTTACAAACGATGAACGTGCACACCGCAACGTGGATATTGCAAGAGACTTTTGTGTGGAGCAAGATATCAAGTACTTCTATGATATTCAAGATCGCAGTAATTTCAGG GCTAATCCAGATTATAAAGGTGTTTGTCATATTGCTCTAGCACAAGAGGGTCATTGCAGACCTGGAGAG GTCTTGTTTGGTACTGATTCACACACCACATCAGCTGGAGCATTTGGTCAGTTTGCCACAGGAGTTGGTAACACTGATGCAGCTTTTATATTAGGGACAGGGAAGATCTTACTCAAG GTGCCTCCAACATTAAGATTTGTACTGGATGGTGAAATGCCCAGCTATTTGCTTGCAAAGGATCTAATCTTGAAC ATCATTGGTGAAATATCCATGTCTGGTGCAACATATAAAACGATGGAGTTTGTTGGGACAACAGTTGAAAGTTTAAGT ATGGAAGAAAGGATGACACTGTGCAATATGGTTGTAGAAGCTGGAGGGAAAAATGGTATTGTTGCTGCTGATAGAACCACATACAAATACTTAGAG GATAAGACGTCTTCACCATATGAACCAGTTTTTAGTGATGAGAATGCAAG ATTTCTAGCCCAGTATAGATTTGATGTATCAAAGATGGAACCATTGGTTGCGAGG CCACATTCTCCTGATAATCGTGCTTTGGCAAGAGAATGCAACCATGTGAAAATTGACAGAGTATACATTGGATCCTGTACTGGTGGAAAGACTGAAGATTTTATGGCTGCAGCAAAAGTTTTCTTAGCGGGT GGAAAAACTGTCAAAGTTCCTACTTTTCTTGTTCCTGCTACACAGAAG GTTTGGATGGACCTGTACACACTTGAGGTACCTGGTTCAGGTGGCAAGACTTGTTCAAAGATTTTTGAAGAAGCTGGATGTGATCATCCAGCAAGTCCTAGTTGTGCTGCATGTATGGGTGGTCCAAGAGACACATTTGGACGTTTGAATGAACCCCAG GTCTGTGTCTCAACAACAAATCGAAATTTCCCTGGTCGGATGGGGCACATAGAAGGCCAGATATATCTTGCTTCTCCGTATACTGCAGCAGCATCTGCACTAACTGGTTTCGTAACTGATCCCAGGAAGTTCCTGTAG